AGTTCATGTCACGGTGGGATCATTCCTTCTGGAAGAAAGAGAGAACCAGATCTGTATGTACAGAGAACAACTGCGTGTCCACAAAAAGCTGCTCAGCACAATAGAAAACGAGTCACTTGTTAGCATTGAACTAAGGATCATCCCCTTTGCTTGAAAAATAAGatcaatatttttaataaacagCAGTAGAATCCTCTAAACCCGTACTGAAAACTAAAATCTGGATCTGGCCTGTTCAAAGAGATATGTTTCTCAAATCAAGCCAgtaagccaaaaaaaaaaaaaaaaaagaatctatGCAGGTGATTACCTTCAAAAATGGCCGATCACGGCTTGGGAACGACTCGATGAAGCTCTCCTTCAACAGTAATGATACCTAACAGAACAAGACAATTAGCCATTGGCCTTTTACAAGTTTATACAGCAAAGCAAGTAACCCCCGCATACAGATCTGctacaaaatatttttagcatTAAAGTCTTGTCAACCGGATACAAATACACTTAAAGATGTGTTATATTGTTTACATATTAGATTCATATTTGATGCAATCTCGGCTGTAGAAATATTTTATACGTTGGACACTATTACAATCAAAGCCACAGGCCACCTTTTTCAcccataatttttctttttatttaatctcATATCCAGACTCTCTCTCTAAGACAATGTTTAGCAACAACGACGATGATAAGAGAAAAGTTTATATCCAAGTCAAACCACCAAGTTTACTAAGACGTTAAAGCTCAAGAAAGTAAACTGTAAAGCTCAACAACACAAGAAGGCATCAAATCACAAATTGCCTAACTTCAAGAGAATTGCAAACCCACCTTATCATCATTCGATTGTACATTAGTAATTGTATGTGAACGGAGGTTAGAGCAGAGAGAGTCCAAGTATAATCTTAGCACTTTCAGGAAACCTTTGGCGGCTTCAACCTATGAGCAACAAGcacattaaacatatttacaACGTAAATGATTGGAAAAACCATGGGGGGGGGAAGAACCTGCACATCAGTGCATTCATGCACTGGCCTCTTTCTCCCTAAAAAACTCTCTCCAACGAGCTCTGCATGATACGGTCTTAATGATGTGAATAACTCCTTTTGTTTTGGCAACTGAGGTATTGTTGGGGCCTTGACCTGTCATGTTAAAATAGCGGTGCAAATCAAATACCTATTCACAGCAAGTTAATAATTGACAAAAAATTGTATGAAGATCAAATTCTGGAAAAAGTAGAGACCTGGTTCTTGTTCACGTCAACCAAAACGGCATTGGCTAACTTTGATTGTACTTCACTGGTTTTATTTTTCACACCAACCTACTTAGAAGTTCCCGTAAGTAATCGATTAGAAAAATACCAGAAATAGCTGAAAGAAACAACCAGAAATAAAATACATACTATGTAGGGAACAGGTGCATCCAAGAAGTCCAGCATGTCATTTGGTAACACCTGAGTGTTCATGTTCATGAATGATGACAGTTGAGATGTTCAGAAGGCGATAAACACAGATTTCCTCCCAAACAAGAGATAAATCACATGACAACAAATAATCAGAGGTTAGAATCATACTGGCATCAGCAAGCTTTGCCACTGGTAGGGACGAATCATAGGGATAATTGATAAAACTGAAGCTGATAGGATACCCTGCATGTTGCATATGAATTATTCTCACATCCATACTAAATAAGTCACAAATGAGACCTCCAGTCAACAACCAAATTGAACACCACAATCAGACCCTTAAGACTTCATTCGACCAGAACAAACATGATGCAAGAAAAATCATGTACCAGATTAGAACAAACGATCACGATCTGCTTCTCCAGCAGCGCTCCAgctaaaattgataaaatctgTGGACAGAAAAATCACATGGCCTATGTTGTCAGCTATATTAGCAACAATACTCCATTCAAGTCTAAGCTGGCTGTATACTTACATGCTCAAGGCGTAAAGAACCACAAATGCTTGCAACAGTCCATATCGACAAGGCATTTGCTTCCTCCTCTACCATGAGAGCACCTTGTGCCTGAGAAATCAAAGGGGATCAAGCTAAATCGAGGAACCAAATGGACATGTCTAGAGAGAAATTTTGACAAAGGCCACAATTCTAATCATGCCACAGATGAGGGCATCATTAAACCTAAAAATAATTACCTCTGCTAATTCAAGACTTGTACTGCATGATCTTGGATCAATGGTCGAGCCAGCAACATGTAGAACTGTTTTTCCTGATCTATAATACTCCAAGGGATGCAGGTGCTCCAGAGGATGGAACTTAACAGAACATCCCCTCGCAGGGTAATGCAACTGGTAATACTCGCATATGATTTGTAATGATCCATTCTTATTTTcctgaaaattcaaataaattaaattcttaAAGAAAATGGCAAGAGAGCTACCTACAAAAGCACAATTGTTACATTTATAGAACCTTGGCCCATTCAAGAATGTCAAGTAGGTCTGTGGAATCATCCTGGCCAGAGAAAGATGCCTCCTCTGTCTCTGTGTCATCAGCATCACTTCTGAAATTTCTGTCTTCACTTGGGGACCCCTGAAAACTACATTATAGAAATTGAATGTTAAAAAAAACAGCATAAAAATGAGGAGCTGCAGAGCGACTGTAATTAAGCTTAATGTAGAACATTTAACAAGTCGTTAACTATATTGAAACGTAAGTCCAATAATCAGTGATTATTCTACAAGCAAATGACCAGTATTAACCTCGAGGACGATTCAGAGCTTTCATATTGATAATAACGGAGGAGAGGCAGAACAGCATTCGGTAAACGTCTATCAATTGCCTGCTTGTTTCTTGTAAAATCATCAACATCGATATCATGACTTTCCTTATGTACAGTAACACATTCTATTTTCTCTGTAACTACCTCTGGTTGTGGATCAAGTGTGGCAACTATATCATCACAAACGCCCTTTTCCAGACATTGAAAATTTCCATCCAGCATTTGATGCTCAACATGATTCTCATCACCCATTCTTTGAGAAAATTCCTCTTTTCCCTCATGTACGTCTTCAGCAGCACTCTGATCTAAAGTCATGCAACCTATGTCTTCCACCAAATCTTCTTCGTTGCTCAAATTCTCTGAGGATTCCAAATTCAAAACACCAATACCTTTTGTTAATCTTTGCAGCCTTTCTTCGGTGAAGATGCTAcaggaaaattaaagaaaaaaataaaccaaaaaaaggttagaaaattgacccaaaaaaaaCAGACAATAAAACGcaagaaataaaatttagttCACAATTAAGAGGGGAAAAACCATACGTGGATAAGGAGAGCCAGAATAATTAATAAAGCAATCTTCTAAGATCTTtacattaaaacaattttattccAGATGTTACATTTCATTCCCTTTAAACATTTACAAAGAGAATCTTAATTCATCCTCAAAAACCTATATGAATGTCAGAACCTAAACAAAAAGAAGAGGAGCTTTGGTGCAACGACACCTCATACTTGATCTCTGCAGCCTTGTACGCCAATAAATTTAGCAACTTTAACATTACATCCACCGTGTCTACCATAGGTATTCTCTTAAATGCCGTGAGAATGAATGTATTAAGTTGCAATATCATACATCCAATTACTTACCATCTTATGCTATAACCAGCAATACAAGATTATCATTAACATCAAATTTTCAATCTAAATGTAACTCTTATTAACATCAAACCATTTAACATTGAAAATTAGAGTAAATGTTTTACTATCCAGTATACACACACAAACAAAAGGTGGCAAAATTTCCTAGCATATGAAAACGCCAATCTCTCGAATCAGTGCTCCCCGTAAAGCATTACAAATTCCACTTTGTAACCATTACAACCATAATTTTCAAATGTCCTAGATTCAAAGTAACCAGTCTAAGTCTTTTTTGGGGTGGGGGGGCAGAGTCATTTTATATCTTAATATGGGGAGCAGTGTTTTTAAAAATCGGAATGTTTAcaatttatacatatatacctATTCAACACACCGAAATGTAATTCGAAAAATGGCAACCGAGATAGGATGCAGTAGCATCTGCGTGTGGTTAGTACGTAACGGCTCAAGGATGAGTAGGAAGATGCTTTTTCAGAAACAGAAAGCAACCCAGATGGTTTCTGCACTAATTCTTCAACTAAAACACAGCATCCGTACAATGTCGAATCATCAGCAACCTGCAAAGCATAGTTTGCAAATGAATGTTGTAGTTCCCTTACTGTTTTAGTTTTACACTTTTGTTTTTTGTGGCATGTACTTTAGAGGTcctatttcaaattcactctGTGAATGTAAGGAAAAATTTCCCAGTCCAATGGAGGAATAATCATGATGCAAATATGTAAGTGGCAGGAAATACATGACTATAACCCCCACCCACAAGGGAGAATTAACAATTGAAATTTCCTAGTACCTGTAAGCGGAATACAAATGAGAGATCACTTTGCTTAAAGTGTTCCTGCAAATGCAACATAACGATTGAGACAAGTTACAAATACATGTAGCTACAGAAAGGTGACTCAAGTTAGAAACTAAAATTTCTCTTAGCACATAGCTCTTATTCAAACACTAGTGTGCTAATAATATTACCGAGGATAGCAACAAGGTAGTGTTCTGTGTTCTTAAGTTATCCTAGAAATTTACACAGCTCAAAATAACTTAAGACAGGAAAACAGTGCTGCTTGCAAGCAGTAAGCACAGCACAGACCtagttaatgaatgaagtaATAGTAAATGCAGGTTAAAACTGATCTAAGGTCCAGCGAATATGCTCAGTTTCTTGAAGTGTTAAGCAGCATTACCAAAAAGAGGTTTTTATTGTCAGCAATGTTAAGTATATATGTCTCATTCACATCCTATTTTCAACAACTCATTTTTGTTAGCCAACTCATTTAATTTTATGACTCAAGTTCCAACCCACTTTCCAAAAAGTAAGTAGTACCTGTCCAAGAAGAATCTCGTTCAACTCACTCATGGAAGGAGTTTTCTCAACAGCGTGAACCTGTCGTCACATTATCAAATCTTAGGGAAGAAAGAAAGTGATCTGAGACTCAAAAGAATAATTTAGGAAGCAAAAAAGACAATACTGCTGCTAAAAAAACATCTTTTTAAAATGAGTTTCAATGATGTGGTGAAatgtatacaaaaaaaaaatcctatcaTATAGTAATTACAAGGGACATTTCCAATGAGCAATGAGCAAAGAGAGTAGATAAGTTGTCAATGCAAAAAGGTTAATTAACTTGCTCCATGATAGAGCAAGGAAAGTTATAGAATCAATAAACTTAGGGGTGTCTCATTTCTTATTTGTGAAGATGCAATCATTCCGCTCAAGCACCATATctattttctttaaaacaaacatttgatGCACCAGATGGTAAATAATTGTGAAACAATGCACCgtgtctattttttttaaaaaaaaaagtgtactTAATACATGAGAAAAGGCCCAATGAGCAACCGACCTCCACACCTCCTGGAAAGCAGAATGAAAGAAGGTCCTTGTACTTTAGCGGTAACTGTTTCTCTGGAGGGTAAACAAATAGGACCTGACAGGGGATGGAAATTCATAATTCAGTTACTGCGGCAGGAAGATCCCATTGACTTTTAGGATCGAGTTTGATTGAATATAAAACCCACCTGTGGTTCAAGATGAGGTTCCACTCGAGATTGACTCTGACTATTATTAAGAGCAGTTCGCAGTCTCCCAGAACCTTCTGACCTCTTTGCAGCATACTGCCTCTGAAGTGCCTGAATATCACAATTAGGATGAAGACCAACAACAACCATGCTCTCGAAAATCCTAGTTGGCTCCTTCTGAGATCGATGGTCCTAAAGTTTTGCAACGAAAATATgttgaaaaatagaataaaaaaaaacttattactATGATTACGTAGTGAGCATCAGGAATCCAAATAGTCCCAAAGTACATTATTGAATGAgagtaaatataaatagcacGGTCGTTTAATAGACTAAAGAACTAATAAATGACGCATAATATATGTTTGTGGAAAACAAATGAGCAGAATGAAAAGGCTAACCAAGTACT
This DNA window, taken from Benincasa hispida cultivar B227 chromosome 6, ASM972705v1, whole genome shotgun sequence, encodes the following:
- the LOC120079023 gene encoding uncharacterized protein LOC120079023 isoform X3, whose translation is MDKNEETGSPGWGASLFLQTTEDVARAVAAAAAAATDARSPRPSVIYSSKDDEGGSPLQRLQRQVNKVLKGFSSPPQVKTAGTYNPEVLTTQKRQWANFQLQYLDHRSQKEPTRIFESMVVVGLHPNCDIQALQRQYAAKRSEGSGRLRTALNNSQSQSRVEPHLEPQVLFVYPPEKQLPLKYKDLLSFCFPGGVEVHAVEKTPSMSELNEILLGQEHFKQSDLSFVFRLQVADDSTLYGCCVLVEELVQKPSGLLSVSEKASSYSSLSRYVLTTRRCYCILSRLPFFELHFGVLNSIFTEERLQRLTKGIGVLNLESSENLSNEEDLVEDIGCMTLDQSAAEDVHEGKEEFSQRMGDENHVEHQMLDGNFQCLEKGVCDDIVATLDPQPEAIDRRLPNAVLPLLRYYQYESSESSSSFQGSPSEDRNFRSDADDTETEEASFSGQDDSTDLLDILEWAKENKNGSLQIICEYYQLHYPARGCSVKFHPLEHLHPLEYYRSGKTVLHVAGSTIDPRSCSTSLELAEAQGALMVEEEANALSIWTVASICGSLRLEHILSILAGALLEKQIVIVCSNLGILSASVLSIIPMIRPYQWQSLLMPVLPNDMLDFLDAPVPYIVGVKNKTSEVQSKLANAVLVDVNKNQVKAPTIPQLPKQKELFTSLRPYHAELVGESFLGRKRPVHECTDVQVEAAKGFLKVLRLYLDSLCSNLRSHTITNVQSNDDKVSLLLKESFIESFPSRDRPFLKLFVDTQLFSVHTDLVLSFFQKE
- the LOC120079023 gene encoding uncharacterized protein LOC120079023 isoform X1, encoding MDKNEETGSPGWGASLFLQTTEDVARAVAAAAAAATDARSPRPSVIYSSKDDEGGSPLQRLQRQVNKVLKGFSSPPQVKTAGTYNPEVLTTQKRQWANFQLQYLDHRSQKEPTRIFESMVVVGLHPNCDIQALQRQYAAKRSEGSGRLRTALNNSQSQSRVEPHLEPQVLFVYPPEKQLPLKYKDLLSFCFPGGVEVHAVEKTPSMSELNEILLGQEHFKQSDLSFVFRLQVADDSTLYGCCVLVEELVQKPSGLLSVSEKASSYSSLSRYVLTTRRCYCILSRLPFFELHFGVLNSIFTEERLQRLTKGIGVLNLESSENLSNEEDLVEDIGCMTLDQSAAEDVHEGKEEFSQRMGDENHVEHQMLDGNFQCLEKGVCDDIVATLDPQPEVVTEKIECVTVHKESHDIDVDDFTRNKQAIDRRLPNAVLPLLRYYQYESSESSSSFQGSPSEDRNFRSDADDTETEEASFSGQDDSTDLLDILEWAKENKNGSLQIICEYYQLHYPARGCSVKFHPLEHLHPLEYYRSGKTVLHVAGSTIDPRSCSTSLELAEAQGALMVEEEANALSIWTVASICGSLRLEHILSILAGALLEKQIVIVCSNLGILSASVLSIIPMIRPYQWQSLLMPVLPNDMLDFLDAPVPYIVGVKNKTSEVQSKLANAVLVDVNKNQVKAPTIPQLPKQKELFTSLRPYHAELVGESFLGRKRPVHECTDVQVEAAKGFLKVLRLYLDSLCSNLRSHTITNVQSNDDKVSLLLKESFIESFPSRDRPFLKLFVDTQLFSVHTDLVLSFFQKE
- the LOC120079023 gene encoding uncharacterized protein LOC120079023 isoform X2, whose product is MDKNEETGSPGWGASLFLQTTEDVARAVAAAAAAATDARSPRPSVIYSSKDDEGGSPLQRLQRQVNKVLKGFSSPPQVKTAGTYNPEVLTTQKRQWANFQLQYLDHRSQKEPTRIFESMVVVGLHPNCDIQALQRQYAAKRSEGSGRLRTALNNSQSQSRVEPHLEPQVLFVYPPEKQLPLKYKDLLSFCFPGGVEVHAVEKTPSMSELNEILLGQEHFKQSDLSFVFRLQVADDSTLYGCCVLVEELVQKPSGLLSVSEKASSYSSLSRYVLTTRRCYCILSRLPFFELHFGVLNSIFTEERLQRLTKGIGVLNLESSENLSNEEDLVEDIGCMTLDQSAAEDVHEGKEEFSQRMGDENHVEHQMLDGNFQCLEKGVCDDIVATLDPQPEVVTEKIECVTVHKESHDIDVDDFTRNKQAIDRRLPNAVLPLLRYYQYESSESSSSFQGSPSEDRNFRSDADDTETEEASFSGQDDSTDLLDILEWAKENKNGSLQIICEYYQLHYPARGCSVKFHPLEHLHPLEYYRSGKTVLHVAGSTIDPRSCSTSLELAEAQGALMVEEEANALSIWTVASICGSLRLEHILSILAGALLEKQIVIVCSNLGILSASVLSIIPMIRPYQWQSLLMPVLPNDMLDFLDAPVPYIVGVKNKTSEVQSKLANAVLVDVNKNQVKAPTIPQLPKQKELFTSLRPYHAELVGESFLGRKRPVHECTDVQVEAAKGFLKVLRLYLDSLCSNLRSHTITNVQSNDDKVSLLLKESFIESFPSRDRPFLKARSRF